A genomic segment from Daphnia carinata strain CSIRO-1 chromosome 1, CSIRO_AGI_Dcar_HiC_V3, whole genome shotgun sequence encodes:
- the LOC130693708 gene encoding cyclin-dependent kinase 5-like: protein MQKYEKLEKIGEGTYGTVFKAKNRENQEIVALKRVRLDDDDEGVPSSALREICLLKELKHHNIVRLHDVLHSDTKLTLVFEHCDQDLKKYFDSLNGEIDSDQVQSLMYQLLRGLAFCHSKNVLHRDLKPQNLLINKNGELKLADFGLARAFGIPVRCYSAEVVTLWYRPPDVLFGAKLYTTSIDMWSAGCIFAELSNAGRPLFPGSDIDDQLKRIFKLLGTPTEEAWPGLSQLPDFKPLPMYQPPSSFSQVVPKMTAKGRDLLQKLLVCNPALRLSADEAMAHLYFNDLHSSIKSPTT, encoded by the exons ATGCAGAAATACGAAAAGCtggaaaaaattggagaag GAACATATGGAACTGTATTCAAGGCCAAGAATAGGGAGAATCAAGAGATTGTGGCATTAAAGCGTGTTCGCCTT gatgatgatgatgag GGTGTTCCATCAAGTGCCTTGAGAGAAATATGTTTATTAAAGGAGCTGAAACACCACAACATA GTTCGCTTACATGATGTTCTCCATAGTGATACGAAGCTAACACTAGTTTTTGAGCATTGTGATCAAGATTTAAAGAAATACTTTGATAGCTTAAATGGAGAGATAGACAGTGATCAAGTGCAATCTTTGAT GTATCAACTTTTACGAGGTCTAGCATTCTGTCAcagtaaaaatgttttgcacAGAGATCTGAAGCCCCAAAACTTGCTAATCAATAAG aaTGGAGAATTAAAACTTGCTGATTTTGGTCTTGCAAGAGCGTTTGGTATTCCAGTTCGTTGTTATTCTGCTGAGGTGGTCACACTG TGGTATAGGCCTCCTGATGTGTTGTTCGGTGCTAAGCTATACACTACGTCGATTGATATGTGGTCAGCAGGATGTATTTTTGCTG AACTTTCGAATGCAGGACGGCCTCTTTTTCCCGGAAGTGACATTGACGACCAACTCAAAAGGATATTCAAATTGCTCG GAACTCCTACCGAAGAAGCCTGGCCAGGTTTGTCACAGCTGCCGGATTTTAAACCGTTACCTATGTACCAACCACCAAGCAGCTTTTCGCAAGTCGTTCCAAAAATGACAGCTAAGGGCCGAGACTTGTTACAA AAATTGCTGGTATGCAATCCCGCTCTTCGTTTGTCTGCAGATGAAGCCATGGCTCACCTTTACTTTAACGATTTACATTCAAGTATTAAAAGCCCGACTACGTGA
- the LOC130693734 gene encoding sperm-associated antigen 7 homolog → MEDLLGSILNKMTKPPSLDEQQRKATRKQAEKLIERQNEERALLRNFQKKMQTKVADFMLDNALEKITLPPMNKIQRSIIHEIAETAGLSAFSFGEEDVDRHVVVYKKEFTPCQEELSAYRRGLEWKPKLAEEENEECKPEVDQLPSSKSESAAVAHYSAKYDRLFGSEQVKEATKVTQVNRKYGFVSSENKKDQRSIEQTLDDIRAKKRQKKDVTNSV, encoded by the exons ATGGAAGACTTGCTCGGGTCAATATTAAATAAGATGACAAAGCCTCCTTCCCTTGATGAGCAGCAAAGAAAAGCAACTAGAA AACAAGCCGAAAAGTTAATTGAGAGGCAAAATGAGGAACGTGCTCTTCTAagaaattttcagaaaaag ATGCAAACCAAAGTAGCTGACTTTATGCTGGATAATGCCTTAGAGAAAATCACTTTACCACCAATGAATAAAATACAGCGTAGCATAAT TCATGAAATTGCTGAAACTGCAGGGCTTTCTGCATTTTCCTTTGGTGAAGAAGATGTTGATAGACATGTGGTTGTCTACAAAAAGGAATTCACTCCCTGTCAAGAGGAATTGTCCGCTTACAGGAGGGGTTTGGAATGGAAGCCAAAGTTAGCGGAAGAG GAAAACGAAGAATGCAAGCCAGAAGTTGACCAACTGCCCTCTTCTAAAAGTGAGTCTGCCGCAGTGGCACACTATTCAGCCAAGTACGATCGATTATTCG GAAGCGAACAGGTGAAGGAGGCAACCAAGGTAACTCAAGTCAATCGAAAATACGGCTTTGTGTCGTCCGAAAATAAGAAAGATCAGCGTTCAATTGAACAAACTTTAGATGACATTCGCGCCAAGAAACGACAAAAGAAAGACGTTACGAATTCGGTTTAG